Proteins co-encoded in one Yamadazyma tenuis chromosome 1, complete sequence genomic window:
- the LYS2 gene encoding large subunit of alpha-aminoadipate reductase (BUSCO:EOG092603D0; EggNog:ENOG503NWTQ; COG:Q), whose product MSQYWLEYLDNPTLAIFPFDYLRPSNNKVIEASYEVPVSGKDYITSLTSFIVLIYRLTGDEDIVVAVNAEDNHKEFILRLSLTPTTTFSDFRSRVLDEYTKNQKQAASYNSLDDIAQAIKEKKGTEEYPNLFRLSFEHANSNAQLATSVRGSIRDLAVFYSSDKIQIFYNGLLFKQERIAMFGEQFAGFVEAAEKNPSIEVSKVSLVTPSQAKFLPDPTVDLDWAGFRGAIQDIFMENALKHPERTCVTETRSFMDPQSKTRVFTYKQINQASNIVGNYLVKSGIKKGDIVMIYAYRGVDLMIAVMGVLKAGATFSVIDPAYPPARQNIYLSVAKPRGLIGLEKAGVLDQLVVDYVKYELEVVASIPQLKVNDDGSLNGGVVDKLDCLQQYAQYADVPTGVKVGPDSNPTLSFTSGSEGIPKGVLGRHYSLAYYFPWMSQRFGLSADDKFTMLSGIAHDPIQRDMFTPLFLGAQLLVPTADDIGTPGKLADWMAEYGATVTHLTPAMGQLLSAQASTAFPKLHHAFFVGDILTKRDCLRLQSLAANVYIVNMYGTTETQRAVSYFEIKSLAADPTYLKSLKDVMPAGTGMYNVQLLIVNRNHTSQTCGVGEVGEIYVRAAGLSEGYRGLPDLNAQKFVTNWYVDPNKWITVDEANSQNEGWRQEGWLGPRDRLYRTGDLGRYLPDGNVECCGRADDQVKIRGFRIELGEIDTHLSQHALVRENITLVRRDKNEEPTLISYIVPKDSEELKNFKSEIEDDSGLDDPIVLGLVEYRELIKDIKGYLKKRLASYAIPTLIVPLAKLPLNPNGKVDKPKLPFPDTAQLAAVAKLSKSTSSESEEDLNEVEKLLINLWIEVLPNRPATISRSDSFFDLGGHSILATRMIFELRKRVGVDVPLGIIFSNPTIEAFGKKVSAYIKGNDFELADSSANKEEETAAPESNYSEDAKHLANTMLLEKYPTLENLDTSQHINVFVTGVTGFLGSFIIKELLENEQLSVTIYAHVRASDENKGLDRIRQAGKTFGVWNEAWASSITVVLADLSQPKLGLSDSAWTQLANNIDVIIHNGAFVHWVYPYSQLRDANVIGSVNLMNLCGVGKAKHYAFVSSTSSLDTDHYIRLSDQIMAKGGDGIPESDDMEGSATGLGNGYGQSKWAAEYIIRKAGERGLRGSIIRAGYVTGYTRTGASNTDDFLLRMLKGCCELGIYPDIGNNVNMVPVDHVAKITVATGLFPPTAGMGVAQVTAHPRIRFNEFLGALNDYGYGLKQDDYPLWKNELENFVVNKSKESALFPLLHFVLDDLPQNTKAPELDDSNTSASLAAYKSNSVTSRGVTQELMGTYIAYLVKIGFLPAPGGYGKPLPEIELSDESLSLILAGSGGRGSAAK is encoded by the coding sequence CACCAAGAACCAAAAACAAGCGGCTTCCTACAACTCCTTGGACGACATTGCCCAAGCTATCAAGGAAAAAAAAGGAACCGAAGAGTACCCAAACTTGTTCAGATTGTCATTTGAACATGCCAATTCTAACGCTCAATTGGCCACTTCCGTTAGAGGGTCGATTCGTGATTTGGCGGTGTTTTACTCCAGTGATAAGATCCAAATCTTCTACAATGGGTTGCTTTTCAAACAGGAAAGAATAGCCATGTTTGGCGAACAATTCGCTGGGTTTGTGGAAGCAGCCGAGAAAAACCCCTCAATTGAAGTCTCCAAGGTCAGCTTGGTGACCCCATCTCAGGCCAAGTTCCTTCCGGATCCTACTGTTGATTTAGACTGGGCTGGGTTCAGAGGTGCGATCCAAGATATTTTCATGGAAAATGCCTTGAAGCACCCGGAAAGAACCTGTGTGACCGAGACCCGGTCGTTTATGGACCCTCAATCCAAAACCCGGGTTTTCACATACAAGCAAATCAACCAGGCATCCAATATTGTGGGAAACTATTTGGTGAAGAGCGGAATCAAAAAGGGTGATATCGTGATGATCTACGCCTACAGAGGAGTGGACCTAATGATCGCGGTGATGGGGGTGTTGAAAGCCGGTGCCACCTTCTCGGTTATCGACCCGGCCTATCCCCCTGCCAGACAAAACATATACCTTTCTGTGGCCAAGCCGCGAGGTTTGATTGGGTTGGAAAAAGCCGGGGTGTTGGACCAGTTGGTAGTGGACTACGTGAAATAcgagttggaggtggttGCGTCGATCCCCCAGTTGAAGGTCAACGATGACGGGTCTTTGAATGGGGGTGTGGTGGACAAACTTGACTGTTTACAACAATATGCCCAGTACGCTGATGTGCCCACAGGTGTTAAGGTGGGACCCGACTCGAACCCGACCTTGTCATTCACGTCAGGATCGGAAGGAATCCCCAAGGGGGTATTGGGCCGGCATTACTCGTTGGCGTACTATTTCCCATGGATGTCTCAACGGTTTGGGTTGAGTGCCGACGATAAATTCACCATGTTATCAGGAATTGCCCACGATCCGATCCAAAGAGATATGTTCACCCCGTTGTTCTTGGGAGCACAGTTGTTGGTGCCCACGGCGGATGACATTGGAACTCCGGGGAAATTGGCCGATTGGATGGCTGAATATGGTGCTACTGTTACCCACTTGACCCCCGCCATGGGCCAGTTGTTGAGTGCCCAGGCCAGCACCGCCTTCCCCAAGTTGCACCACGCGTTCTTTGTGGGCGACATTTTGACCAAACGAGACTGTTTGCGGTTGCAATCGTTGGCTGCAAACGTGTATATTGTCAATATGTATGGGACCACCGAGACTCAGAGAGCGGTGTCGtactttgaaatcaagagCTTGGCAGCAGATCCCACCTActtgaagtcgttgaaaGACGTGATGCCTGCCGGTACCGGGATGTACAATGTGCAATTATTGATTGTGAACCGAAACCACACGAGTCAGACGTGTGGGGTGGGAGAAGTGGGTGAAATCTACGTGAGAGCGGCCGGGTTGTCTGAAGGATATAGAGGGTTGCCGGACTTGAATGCGCAAAAGTTTGTCACCAACTGGTACGTTGACCCCAACAAGTGGATAACCGTAGACGAGGCCAACAGCCAAAATGAAGGCTGGAGACAAGAGGGGTGGTTGGGACCAAGAGACCGGCTCTATAGAACCGGCGACTTGGGCCGGTATTTACCTGATGGGAACGTTGAGTGCTGTGGAAGAGCCGATGACCAGGTCAAAATCAGAGGTTTCAGAATCGAGTTGGGTGAAATCGACACCCACTTGTCACAGCACGCATTGGTTCGGGAAAACATCACCTTAGTCAGAAGAGACAAGAACGAAGAGCCCACCTTGATCTCGTACATTGTGCCCAAGGACTCagaggagttgaagaacttcaagtctgaaattgaagacgaCTCGGGGTTGGACGACCCCATTGTTCTAGGCTTGGTGGAGTACAGagagttgatcaaggatATCAAGGGctacttgaagaagagattggcCTCATACGCCATACCCACCTTGATTGTGcctttggccaaattgCCCTTGAATCCTAATGGTAAGGTCGATAAGCCCAAATTGCCCTTCCCTGACACCGCCCAGTTGGCGGCGGTGGCCAAGTTGTCCAAGAGCACCAGCAGCGAAAGcgaagaagacttgaacgaagttgaaaagcttCTCATAAACTTGTGGATAGAAGTATTACCCAATAGACCTGCTACCATCTCCAGATCGGACTCTTTCTTCGACCTAGGAGGACACTCGATCTTGGCCACCAGAATGATCTTTGAGTTGAGAAAACGAGTGGGGGTGGATGTGCCTTTGGGGATTATTTTCAGTAACCCAACCATTGAAGCGTTTGGTAAGAAGGTTTCGGCGTACATTAAGGGTAACGACTTTGAGTTGGCCGACAGCAGTGCCAACAAGGAGGAGGAAACCGCAGCTCCCGAGTCGAACTATTCCGAAGATGCTAAGCACTTGGCCAATACCATGTTATTGGAGAAGTACCCAACGCTAGAGAACCTTGATACTTCCCAGCACATCAACGTGTTTGTAACAGGGGTTACTGGGTTCCTTGGCTcgttcatcatcaaagagttgttggaaaacGAACAATTATCGGTAACCATCTATGCTCACGTGAGAGCCTCCGATGAGAACAAAGGGTTGGACAGAATCCGTCAAGCCGGTAAGACGTTTGGTGTATGGAATGAGGCTTGGGCTAGCAGTATCACGGTGGTGTTGGCGGACTTGTCGCAGCCAAAGCTTGGATTGAGTGATTCTGCCTGGACGcaattggccaacaacATCGATGTGATCATCCATAACGGGGCGTTTGTACACTGGGTGTATCCTTACTCCCAGTTGAGAGACGCCAACGTGATTGGGTcggtgaacttgatgaacttgtGTGGAGTCGGTAAGGCCAAACACTACGCATTTGTTTCATCCACCTCGTCTCTTGATACCGACCACTATATTCGTCTCTCGGACCAGATCATGGCCAAGGGCGGCGACGGGATCCCTGAGTCCGATGACATGGAAGGGTCTGCCACCGGACTCGGTAACGGGTATGGTCAGAGTAAGTGGGCTGCTGAGTATATCATTAGAAAGGCAGGAGAAAGGGGATTGAGAGGAAGCATAATTCGTGCTGGATATGTCACTGGGTACACCCGGACGGGAGCCAGTAACACCGATGACTTTTTGTTAAGAATGTTGAAGGGATGCTGTGAATTGGGAATCTATCCAGACATTGGGAACAACGTCAACATGGTTCCGGTGGATCATGTTGCCAAGATCACGGTTGCAACTGGTCTCTTCCCCCCTACGGCGGGCATGGGCGTGGCCCAGGTCACGGCCCATCCTCGTATCAGGTTCAACGAATTCTTGGGGGCCTTGAACGACTATGGCTATGGGTTGAAGCAGGATGACTATCCTCTTTGGAAGAACGAATTGGAGAACTTTGTGGTGAACAAATCCAAGGAGTCTGCCTTGTTCCCATTGTTACACTTTGTATTGGACGACTTGCCCCAGAACACCAAGGCCCCTGAGTTGGACGACTCAAACACCAGTGCCTCTTTGGCTGCCTATAAGTCCAATAGTGTGACTTCTCGTGGAGTGACACAAGAGTTGATGGGCACTTATATTGCgtacttggtgaagatCGGGTTTTTGCCGGCTCCAGGTGGTTACGGCAAGCCTTTACCT